One window from the genome of Immundisolibacter sp. encodes:
- a CDS encoding ATP-binding cassette domain-containing protein produces the protein MIRLQKLTLVRGTKPLLESADLTLNPGEKVGLIGANGSGKSSLFALLRGELTADGGEVDFPATWRIAHVAQETPALDRPALEYAIDGDATLRQLECQLADAELAHDGQRIGYLHAALADADAYTVRSRAQILLAGLGFRHAQMQEPVASFSGGWRMRLNLAQALMSPSDLLLLDEPTNHLDLDAILWLEDWLKRYAGTLIIISHDRDFLDGITNVIAHLSETKLKRYGGNYSAFEKQRAINLAVGQASFEKQSRERAHLKSFIDRFKAKASKAKQAQSRMKMLAKMEELAPIHAAAAFSFEFREPERAPNPLLVLEDVTAGYPPEVSGKPAKVILSRLNLVLQAEQRIGLLGINGAGKSTLIKTLVGDLPALSGSVNHSKGLSIGYFAQHQVEMLRHDQTPLWHLGKLAPNVREQQLRSFLGGFNFIGEMAMTPIDTFSGGEKARLALALIVWQRPNLLVLDEPTNHLDLETREALTVALAQFEGTLVLVSHDRHLLRASTEEFLIVADGSLKPFDGDLDDYRDWLFKTKLGKRALLEPAVAPPPVDRKAQKRQGAAARQHLSDQRKPIEARIKRLETQIQRHTTRATELESLLSNPSLYDESQKETLKAHLFEQATQVKELKQLEAEWLEQQAALESITA, from the coding sequence ATGATTCGCCTACAAAAACTCACTCTTGTACGCGGCACCAAGCCTTTACTGGAAAGTGCCGACCTTACCCTGAACCCCGGCGAGAAAGTTGGCCTCATTGGCGCCAACGGGTCCGGAAAATCCAGCCTGTTCGCGCTGCTGCGCGGCGAGTTGACGGCCGACGGCGGCGAGGTCGATTTCCCCGCCACCTGGCGCATTGCCCACGTAGCTCAGGAAACTCCGGCCCTGGACCGCCCGGCGCTGGAGTACGCCATCGACGGCGACGCGACCCTGCGCCAGCTGGAATGCCAACTTGCGGATGCCGAGCTCGCCCACGATGGGCAACGCATCGGCTACCTGCATGCCGCTCTGGCCGACGCCGACGCCTACACCGTGCGATCGCGCGCGCAGATCCTGCTCGCGGGGCTGGGATTTCGCCACGCCCAGATGCAAGAGCCGGTCGCCAGCTTCTCCGGCGGCTGGCGCATGCGTCTTAACCTGGCCCAGGCGCTGATGAGCCCGTCCGACCTGCTGCTGCTGGACGAACCCACCAATCACCTCGACCTGGACGCCATCCTGTGGCTGGAAGACTGGCTCAAGCGCTACGCCGGCACGCTGATCATCATTTCGCATGACCGCGATTTTCTGGACGGCATCACCAACGTCATTGCCCACCTGAGCGAGACCAAACTCAAGCGCTACGGCGGCAACTACTCAGCATTCGAGAAGCAGCGCGCCATCAACCTGGCCGTCGGCCAGGCCTCGTTCGAAAAACAATCCCGCGAACGCGCGCACCTGAAATCCTTCATCGACCGCTTCAAGGCCAAAGCCAGCAAGGCCAAGCAGGCCCAGTCACGCATGAAGATGCTGGCCAAGATGGAAGAACTCGCTCCTATCCACGCCGCCGCGGCATTCAGTTTCGAGTTCCGCGAACCGGAACGGGCACCCAATCCGCTGCTGGTGCTGGAGGACGTCACTGCCGGTTACCCGCCAGAGGTGTCGGGCAAACCCGCGAAAGTCATTCTGTCGCGCCTGAATCTGGTCCTGCAGGCCGAGCAGCGCATCGGCCTGCTGGGCATCAACGGCGCCGGCAAATCGACGCTCATAAAAACCCTGGTTGGCGACCTGCCGGCGCTGTCCGGCAGCGTCAACCACAGCAAAGGCCTGTCCATCGGCTACTTCGCCCAGCATCAGGTGGAGATGCTGCGCCACGACCAGACCCCTCTGTGGCATCTGGGCAAGCTGGCCCCGAACGTTCGCGAACAACAACTGCGCAGCTTCCTGGGCGGTTTCAATTTCATCGGCGAAATGGCCATGACGCCGATCGACACTTTCTCCGGGGGCGAGAAGGCGCGCCTGGCGCTGGCGCTGATCGTATGGCAACGCCCCAACCTGCTGGTGCTGGACGAACCGACCAATCATCTTGACCTCGAAACCCGCGAGGCCCTGACCGTGGCCCTGGCGCAATTCGAAGGCACGCTGGTGCTGGTATCGCACGACCGCCACCTGCTGCGCGCCAGCACCGAGGAATTCCTGATCGTCGCCGACGGAAGCCTTAAACCGTTCGACGGCGACCTCGACGACTACCGCGACTGGCTGTTCAAGACCAAGCTCGGCAAACGGGCCTTACTGGAGCCCGCGGTGGCTCCCCCACCGGTCGATCGAAAGGCGCAAAAACGCCAGGGCGCCGCAGCGCGGCAGCACCTGTCCGACCAGAGAAAGCCCATCGAAGCGCGCATCAAGCGCCTGGAAACACAGATCCAGCGCCACACCACCCGCGCCACGGAACTGGAATCCCTGCTCAGCAACCCGTCCCTTTACGACGAGAGCCAGAAAGAAACGCTCAAGGCT